The following are from one region of the Segatella oris genome:
- a CDS encoding sulfatase: protein MKNMKFFASVLALCPQAFYAMGSETVPPNVIYVFPDQFRNAALGVWQKPGFSNHVKFKGDPTHTPRLNEFARESVVLTSAMSNFPLSSPHRGSLMTGMYPNRSGVPVNCNSSRPFSYIRPETVCMGDVFSRAGYDCGYIGKLHADRPERNDPEHPGHYVEDKLPVWDAYTPAERRHGFNFWYSYGTFDVHKNPHYWDTNGKKHEPHEWSPLHEAHVAADYIRNKGGVRDAKRPFFLMVAMNPPHSPYRSEDDCMPEDYALYKDKPIDSLLVRDNAVRTMDKSKSAAYYFASVSGVDRAFGQILDALKEAGLEGNTIVVFASDHGETMCSQGTDDPKNSPYSESMNIPFMARYPGHLKPRVDSLLLSSPDIMPTVLGLAGLSKNIPATVQGRDYSALFINGHAAMKRPDAALYIQNMDGNKGKDGVVTDYFPSARGIKTSRYTLAFYIDRKNKLKKVLFFDDWNDPYQMHNIAPETRKADYQALCCRLGELLKEIDDPWYKQLILNNLIKYRK from the coding sequence ATGAAGAATATGAAGTTTTTTGCCAGCGTATTGGCCTTATGCCCGCAGGCATTCTATGCCATGGGCAGTGAAACTGTGCCGCCCAATGTAATCTATGTGTTCCCTGATCAGTTCCGAAATGCAGCCTTGGGGGTATGGCAGAAGCCCGGTTTCTCTAATCATGTGAAGTTCAAAGGCGATCCTACCCATACGCCTCGTCTGAATGAGTTCGCTCGGGAATCTGTGGTGTTAACCTCTGCCATGAGCAACTTCCCTTTGAGCAGTCCTCATCGTGGGAGTCTTATGACGGGTATGTATCCTAACCGAAGCGGTGTTCCTGTAAATTGCAACTCGTCTCGTCCGTTTAGTTATATCCGTCCAGAAACAGTCTGTATGGGCGATGTTTTCAGTCGGGCTGGCTACGATTGTGGTTATATTGGAAAGCTACATGCCGACCGTCCGGAGCGCAACGACCCTGAACACCCCGGACATTACGTGGAAGACAAATTGCCAGTGTGGGATGCTTACACGCCGGCAGAGCGCCGACATGGATTTAATTTTTGGTATTCCTATGGCACATTTGATGTGCATAAGAACCCACATTACTGGGATACGAATGGCAAAAAGCATGAACCTCATGAATGGTCACCATTACATGAAGCTCATGTTGCTGCTGACTATATACGCAATAAGGGTGGAGTGCGCGATGCAAAGCGTCCATTTTTCCTGATGGTGGCCATGAACCCGCCCCACAGTCCGTATCGTTCTGAAGACGATTGCATGCCCGAAGACTATGCATTATATAAGGATAAGCCCATCGACAGTCTGCTTGTGCGCGACAATGCTGTGCGAACAATGGATAAATCTAAGTCGGCTGCTTACTATTTTGCATCTGTCAGTGGAGTAGACAGAGCCTTCGGACAGATCCTTGATGCCTTGAAAGAGGCAGGCCTGGAGGGTAACACGATTGTCGTGTTTGCTTCAGACCATGGCGAAACCATGTGTAGCCAAGGAACCGATGACCCTAAAAATTCACCTTATTCAGAGTCGATGAATATTCCTTTCATGGCTCGTTATCCAGGGCATCTGAAACCAAGAGTTGATTCACTTCTGTTGTCTTCGCCTGACATTATGCCTACAGTTCTCGGACTGGCGGGCTTGAGTAAGAATATTCCTGCTACGGTTCAAGGTCGCGACTACTCGGCACTTTTCATCAATGGTCACGCTGCTATGAAGCGTCCCGACGCTGCGCTTTACATTCAGAATATGGACGGTAACAAGGGGAAAGACGGTGTTGTCACTGATTATTTCCCTTCTGCGCGTGGTATAAAGACAAGCCGTTACACATTAGCTTTTTACATTGATCGCAAGAATAAGCTGAAGAAAGTGCTCTTTTTTGATGATTGGAACGACCCTTATCAGATGCATAACATCGCTCCGGAGACACGAAAGGCTGATTATCAAGCACTCTGTTGCAGGCTTGGAGAACTGTTGAAAGAAATTGACGACCCATGGTATAAGCAACTTATTCTAAACAATCTAATCAAATACCGAAAATGA
- a CDS encoding glycoside hydrolase family 88 protein yields MNIRKLLLAAGAFLLVPSLSYAGDKDMNSVINEDITFATRQYSLMLDQVGRDGKICIPKTIDKLGRMVYIPTDDWCSGFFAGSLFYLYQLTNDKSWLKQSKRFTEALDSIQYLKWHHDVGFMIGSSYLNNYRLNPTKAYKKVIIQTAKSLCTRFRQKAGVIQSWNVDRGWQSKRGWSCPVIIDNMMNLELLFEATRLSGDSTYWKIAVSHADKTMENQYRPDGSCFHVVDYDPTTGAVLHRQTAQGYADNSAWARGQAWSVYGYTTCYRYTHDRKYLDRAVKSLNFMMQNPNLPDDLVPYWDFDAPNIPNEPRDASTAACVASALYEMDTYLPDNGYATLADRIIRSLSTPAYRPALGKNGCFLLMHSVGSIPHNNEIDVPLNYADYYFLEALTRRK; encoded by the coding sequence ATGAATATACGAAAATTACTACTTGCCGCAGGAGCCTTTTTATTGGTTCCAAGCCTCAGCTATGCTGGAGACAAAGACATGAACAGCGTGATTAACGAGGATATTACCTTTGCAACACGCCAGTATTCACTGATGCTTGATCAGGTTGGACGGGATGGGAAGATATGCATTCCCAAGACCATCGATAAGCTTGGACGCATGGTCTATATTCCAACAGACGATTGGTGTTCGGGTTTTTTTGCAGGAAGTCTGTTTTATCTCTACCAGCTTACCAACGATAAGTCGTGGCTGAAGCAGTCAAAACGTTTCACTGAGGCTTTGGATTCTATTCAATATCTTAAGTGGCACCATGATGTGGGCTTTATGATTGGCTCCAGTTATCTGAACAATTATCGACTCAATCCCACAAAGGCATACAAGAAAGTCATTATTCAAACTGCCAAATCACTATGCACTCGCTTTCGTCAGAAAGCAGGTGTCATCCAGTCGTGGAACGTTGACAGAGGCTGGCAGTCAAAGCGCGGTTGGAGCTGTCCGGTTATCATTGACAATATGATGAACCTTGAATTGCTTTTTGAGGCAACACGTCTGAGCGGTGACTCTACTTATTGGAAAATCGCGGTTTCACATGCCGATAAGACTATGGAGAACCAGTATCGTCCAGATGGTAGCTGTTTCCACGTTGTGGATTATGACCCTACAACAGGTGCTGTGTTACACCGTCAGACAGCCCAGGGCTATGCAGACAACAGTGCTTGGGCACGTGGACAGGCGTGGTCTGTATATGGTTACACTACCTGTTATCGCTATACTCACGACCGTAAATACCTTGACCGAGCTGTTAAGTCGCTGAATTTTATGATGCAAAATCCTAATCTCCCAGATGACCTTGTGCCTTATTGGGACTTCGATGCACCTAATATTCCCAACGAACCTCGTGATGCTTCTACAGCCGCCTGTGTAGCTTCAGCACTTTATGAAATGGACACCTACCTTCCGGATAACGGCTATGCAACATTGGCCGACAGAATTATACGCTCACTTTCCACGCCCGCTTATCGTCCAGCTTTGGGCAAGAACGGTTGTTTCTTGCTGATGCATTCTGTAGGAAGCATTCCTCATAACAATGAGATAGATGTGCCATTAAATTATGCAGATTATTATTTCCTTGAAGCATTGACGAGAAGAAAATGA
- a CDS encoding chondroitinase family polysaccharide lyase — translation MNKNRLKRALIGLCCLAFSSSLHAQMYDDTRMLSFETPKDLQYLKAEKSATVLSDRHFRNGKKSLEWTFKPGGKLMISKDLQFDPHIKGSRDNYLSAFIVWLYNEEPLAGKSVVFRFCKQGKTCTSFPMKLNFKGWRGAWVCYERDMEGKPEIGMDQIVVEAPNVAGKLYVDHMITAIKVDPRYQTADEQVPFVNAKTTNDWLQVLKNSVRKSDIPLTPVTAQQVQEMRVMESRFRSLIYTPAKLYPKQMESMRDKFDSYKIKKKKGLITGTPIWYVRHAEAYERMLPKWDKEILTRTGYEMNDYFKLMQQIAIGYNNAKEEEDKKELRNMFMLMYENITDQGVTWGSCWGNIHHYGYSLRSMYIAYFLMKDVLKAEGKLDEAVATMTWYGQLRQVYVKPTGNGMDMDTFNTASVGCMASIMLMDDSPEKVQYLRSCSRWLDWGCRPAPGLMDSFKIDGSAYHHCNNYPAYAVGGLNGATQMIYILSGTEFAVGELAHQTVKNALLAMRFYCNKLNFPLSMSGRHPDGKGRLTPIHYAFMAWAGTPNRDNKLDETMASVYMRLTQNATNSKEKQIYREFNLKGIKPETDPQGNLSLGYACVSVQRRDNWSAVVRGMSRYLWSSEHYTGENLYGRYLGYGSLYVSTAPNGVDVTPKTSGWQEDGYDWNRIPGATSIHLPLDDLRAKIRNVDISSGVEEMLFSDEAFAGGLSQLGANGNFGMKLHEHDKYNGSFRGRKSYHFFNGDIICLGSDIENNDKQNNTETTIFQSAATDAQTLAYWQSYKGGSKTWLDPQGTGYYSPNPCVFTGLVRQQARNNDTDKPDEGQWASLYINHGKAPKNAGYEYAVLPKTSPERLKAIETKPFYTVIKKDKNAHIVRHDATQTLSYVIFETPKSILPGGPLLQTDTTCLAMIRQLAKRKMVLTVAQPDLNLYQGPSDDVYKDGKRVERSIYGRPWIKNASQEIPVRVTLLGKWSFTPTADVRLIDLNDKTTTIEIKCKDGLSYDIELNKL, via the coding sequence ATGAATAAGAATCGATTGAAACGAGCGCTTATAGGCCTTTGTTGCTTGGCTTTTTCGTCATCTTTGCATGCGCAGATGTATGATGATACTCGCATGCTTTCATTTGAAACGCCAAAGGATTTACAATATCTCAAGGCCGAAAAGTCAGCGACAGTCCTTTCTGATCGTCATTTCAGAAATGGCAAGAAGTCGTTGGAATGGACATTTAAGCCAGGCGGAAAGCTGATGATCAGCAAAGATTTGCAGTTTGATCCGCACATCAAGGGCAGTCGTGACAACTACCTCTCTGCTTTCATTGTGTGGCTCTATAATGAGGAGCCATTGGCCGGAAAATCTGTTGTTTTCAGATTTTGCAAGCAGGGTAAGACTTGCACTTCTTTCCCGATGAAACTCAATTTCAAAGGTTGGCGCGGTGCATGGGTATGCTATGAACGCGACATGGAAGGTAAACCAGAGATAGGTATGGATCAGATTGTGGTTGAAGCACCTAATGTGGCTGGTAAACTATATGTGGATCACATGATTACAGCTATCAAGGTTGACCCTCGTTATCAGACAGCTGACGAGCAAGTACCTTTCGTCAATGCTAAAACAACTAACGACTGGCTTCAGGTTTTGAAGAACTCCGTCCGCAAGTCTGATATTCCTTTGACTCCTGTAACAGCACAGCAGGTACAGGAAATGCGCGTGATGGAATCACGTTTCCGCAGTTTGATTTATACACCTGCCAAGCTTTATCCAAAGCAAATGGAAAGCATGCGAGATAAGTTTGACAGCTATAAAATCAAGAAAAAGAAAGGACTCATTACGGGTACTCCTATCTGGTATGTGCGTCATGCAGAGGCTTATGAGCGCATGCTTCCCAAGTGGGATAAGGAAATTCTTACTCGCACGGGCTATGAAATGAATGATTATTTCAAGCTCATGCAGCAGATTGCTATTGGCTATAACAATGCCAAGGAGGAAGAAGACAAGAAGGAATTGCGCAACATGTTCATGCTGATGTATGAGAATATCACCGATCAAGGTGTGACATGGGGCTCATGCTGGGGGAATATCCACCATTATGGCTACAGTCTCCGCAGCATGTATATTGCTTATTTCCTGATGAAGGATGTGCTGAAAGCCGAAGGGAAGTTGGATGAAGCCGTAGCAACGATGACTTGGTATGGTCAGTTGCGTCAGGTATATGTGAAACCAACAGGCAATGGAATGGACATGGATACATTTAACACTGCTTCTGTAGGCTGTATGGCAAGCATCATGTTAATGGACGATTCACCTGAGAAGGTGCAATATCTCCGTTCATGTTCTCGCTGGCTTGACTGGGGATGCCGTCCAGCGCCAGGTTTAATGGACTCTTTCAAGATTGATGGCTCAGCCTATCATCACTGCAACAACTATCCCGCTTATGCTGTAGGAGGTCTGAATGGAGCCACTCAGATGATTTATATTCTTAGTGGAACCGAATTTGCTGTGGGCGAATTAGCACATCAGACTGTAAAGAATGCGCTTCTTGCTATGCGCTTCTATTGCAACAAACTGAATTTCCCATTGTCAATGTCTGGCCGTCATCCCGACGGGAAAGGCCGTCTGACACCTATCCATTATGCTTTTATGGCATGGGCCGGAACACCTAATCGTGACAATAAACTCGACGAAACAATGGCTTCTGTCTATATGCGATTGACACAGAATGCAACAAACAGCAAGGAAAAGCAAATCTATCGCGAGTTTAACCTGAAGGGCATCAAGCCGGAAACAGACCCACAAGGTAATCTCAGCTTGGGCTATGCATGTGTTTCTGTACAGCGACGAGACAATTGGTCGGCTGTTGTTCGTGGTATGAGTCGTTATCTGTGGAGTAGCGAACACTATACAGGAGAAAATCTCTATGGTCGCTATTTGGGCTATGGTAGTCTGTATGTGTCGACAGCTCCGAATGGTGTTGATGTAACTCCAAAGACGAGTGGCTGGCAGGAAGACGGCTACGACTGGAACCGTATCCCTGGTGCAACGAGCATTCATTTGCCACTTGATGATTTGAGAGCAAAGATTCGCAATGTCGATATTTCTTCAGGTGTTGAGGAAATGCTGTTCTCTGATGAAGCTTTCGCTGGTGGTTTATCTCAGTTGGGGGCTAATGGTAACTTCGGTATGAAGTTGCATGAGCACGATAAATACAATGGTTCATTCCGTGGACGTAAGTCATACCACTTCTTCAATGGCGATATTATCTGTCTTGGAAGTGACATTGAGAACAATGATAAGCAGAATAACACCGAGACAACCATCTTCCAGTCGGCAGCTACCGATGCACAAACTTTGGCTTATTGGCAGTCTTATAAGGGTGGCAGCAAAACTTGGTTGGATCCACAGGGCACGGGTTATTATTCTCCCAATCCATGTGTCTTCACAGGTCTTGTTCGTCAGCAGGCACGAAACAACGACACAGATAAGCCGGATGAAGGGCAGTGGGCCTCTCTGTATATCAACCATGGAAAGGCTCCCAAAAATGCCGGTTATGAGTATGCCGTATTGCCCAAAACATCTCCCGAAAGGTTGAAAGCTATCGAAACCAAGCCTTTCTATACAGTAATTAAGAAAGATAAGAATGCACATATCGTTCGACATGATGCCACACAGACACTGTCTTATGTCATCTTCGAAACACCGAAGTCGATACTTCCAGGCGGGCCATTGCTCCAGACAGATACAACTTGTCTCGCAATGATACGTCAATTGGCCAAACGAAAGATGGTATTGACCGTTGCCCAGCCCGATCTTAATCTTTATCAAGGACCAAGTGACGATGTCTATAAAGACGGGAAGCGTGTTGAACGCAGTATCTATGGCCGTCCTTGGATTAAGAATGCAAGTCAGGAAATTCCTGTTCGCGTGACTTTGTTGGGCAAATGGAGTTTCACTCCGACTGCTGATGTCCGTTTGATTGACTTGAACGACAAGACCACAACAATCGAAATAAAGTGTAAGGACGGATTAAGTTATGATATTGAACTAAACAAACTATGA
- a CDS encoding DUF5017 domain-containing protein translates to MKRYIYLLLPLLAFAFVSCEDELKEQAALSVSVLTNNNVQQSGDKITVKKGSKLNFILNGDPDFITFFSGEAGHQYIYKDRDQVALEDIVSSKLTFSVWYQYGNAATAANLMKLYISDSFTGLAKNNFKEDSVLVEGFAWNNLVDPSSLPSAPSNAAHATKYEVDFTPYLGKRMTIAACYKPTLNTAAQPRVNFVGMKIENTMKDGSVTTLYANGFNFTPVNMMCHHKLADQKSMTANREYGTVTNNVSGIWNLAGASKGDFSIHSSNGGAKLKYSWLVSDMIMANACSPDYGTSIKNVTESLSSYTHIYNKVGTYKAVFVATNSNYKAESKVVRELNIEVVD, encoded by the coding sequence ATGAAACGATATATATATTTATTGCTCCCGCTATTAGCCTTTGCATTCGTAAGTTGCGAAGACGAATTAAAGGAACAAGCAGCCTTGAGTGTTTCAGTGCTAACCAATAATAATGTACAGCAATCGGGCGACAAGATTACAGTAAAGAAGGGCTCTAAGTTGAATTTCATTCTGAACGGGGATCCTGATTTTATCACTTTCTTCAGTGGAGAAGCAGGACATCAGTATATCTATAAAGATCGCGATCAAGTAGCATTAGAGGATATAGTTTCTTCTAAGCTGACATTCTCTGTGTGGTATCAGTATGGAAATGCAGCCACAGCAGCTAATTTGATGAAGCTTTATATCTCGGATTCTTTCACTGGTTTGGCAAAGAATAATTTCAAGGAAGACTCTGTTTTGGTAGAGGGTTTCGCATGGAATAACCTTGTTGACCCTTCAAGTCTGCCTTCTGCACCGAGCAATGCAGCTCATGCGACTAAGTATGAGGTTGATTTTACGCCCTATCTTGGTAAGCGTATGACAATAGCAGCTTGCTATAAGCCTACCTTAAATACAGCAGCACAGCCTCGTGTAAACTTCGTTGGTATGAAGATTGAAAATACAATGAAGGATGGCTCTGTTACAACGCTCTATGCAAATGGTTTCAATTTCACACCCGTCAACATGATGTGCCACCACAAACTGGCTGATCAAAAATCAATGACTGCTAATCGTGAGTATGGAACTGTAACCAATAATGTAAGTGGTATCTGGAACCTTGCAGGAGCATCAAAGGGAGATTTCTCTATTCATAGCTCAAACGGTGGGGCTAAACTGAAGTACAGTTGGTTGGTTTCTGATATGATTATGGCCAATGCTTGCTCTCCAGACTATGGTACTTCCATTAAAAATGTGACCGAAAGTCTGTCTTCTTACACCCATATATATAATAAGGTGGGAACTTACAAGGCTGTTTTCGTTGCAACAAATAGCAACTATAAGGCCGAGAGTAAAGTGGTGAGAGAATTGAATATCGAAGTCGTTGATTAA
- a CDS encoding RagB/SusD family nutrient uptake outer membrane protein → MKVSKIHIIIMLAFMSLASSCDFLDKEPTSTTSGSYFKSEAEAETFLKGIYAPLTETSFYGNDYFFLVGGDDLEAYGGPGRSPSTRGLICNNANSSDPAVTAFWYTLYVGVNRANIFLEEIDKVSELSTSSAKRLTAEARFLRAFYYFNLVQCWGDVPLKTSSTQSVKGLQIARTPKAEIYDFICKEMEESVDDLKKASEVGYLPGGLTKSAAWGILARVYMFRAGECYRDNTAPDETVRKEYFTKADTFAQKVMHEGHTLAPNYWDYFIDQCSDKYNTTGKESIWEAEFTGNYSTDTRTEGRVGNIIGIQAPDLSSKIELKGKADPGFGYCFFWSTPKLYELYEANSDKNRMNWSIAPFSYTQSKTGNGVDGRMFEKGKLQEVKNQYYSKSYSYGDKPSTSKVGDREKATASTDYSRMCAKWRREYEPDKKNKNFTLVNFPILRYADVLLMIAECENEIHGGPTALAYQCINEVRKRAGISSLSGLNQENFRNAVKDERAMELCFEMTRRFDLIRWGDFKKNMNELAARAKSGTNWNLGPSNVYTYFQVSDAYNYFPIPSNEMAINKKITANNPGW, encoded by the coding sequence ATGAAAGTATCTAAAATACATATTATTATAATGTTGGCCTTTATGTCTTTGGCTTCAAGCTGTGATTTCTTAGACAAAGAGCCAACATCCACGACCTCTGGAAGTTATTTCAAGAGCGAAGCTGAAGCTGAAACATTTCTCAAAGGAATTTATGCTCCGCTTACAGAGACTTCTTTCTATGGTAATGATTATTTCTTTCTTGTAGGAGGTGATGACCTTGAGGCTTATGGTGGACCAGGACGTTCACCATCGACAAGAGGACTTATCTGTAACAATGCCAACAGCAGTGACCCTGCAGTTACAGCTTTCTGGTATACACTCTATGTTGGGGTGAACCGTGCAAATATCTTTTTGGAAGAAATAGATAAAGTGTCGGAACTATCAACATCTTCTGCAAAAAGACTGACTGCAGAGGCTCGTTTCCTGCGTGCTTTCTACTATTTCAATCTTGTTCAGTGCTGGGGGGATGTGCCTCTCAAGACAAGTTCCACACAATCTGTGAAAGGTCTGCAGATTGCCCGTACACCGAAAGCAGAGATTTATGACTTCATTTGCAAGGAAATGGAGGAAAGTGTAGATGACCTTAAGAAAGCTTCTGAAGTGGGTTATTTGCCTGGAGGCTTGACAAAGTCTGCGGCTTGGGGTATCTTGGCACGCGTTTATATGTTTCGTGCGGGTGAATGTTATCGCGATAATACTGCGCCTGATGAAACCGTGCGTAAAGAATACTTCACAAAGGCTGATACCTTTGCACAGAAAGTTATGCATGAAGGACATACGCTTGCACCCAATTATTGGGATTACTTTATTGATCAATGTTCTGATAAATACAATACAACCGGTAAGGAAAGTATTTGGGAAGCGGAGTTTACAGGTAACTATAGTACCGATACCCGTACGGAAGGACGCGTTGGAAATATCATTGGTATACAGGCTCCCGACCTCTCAAGTAAGATAGAACTTAAGGGGAAAGCTGATCCCGGATTTGGTTATTGCTTCTTCTGGAGCACGCCGAAGCTTTATGAACTCTATGAAGCTAATTCGGATAAGAACCGCATGAACTGGAGTATTGCACCATTCTCTTATACGCAATCAAAGACAGGTAATGGCGTTGATGGTCGTATGTTTGAGAAAGGTAAGCTTCAAGAAGTAAAGAATCAGTATTACAGTAAATCGTACAGTTACGGTGATAAGCCTTCAACATCTAAGGTTGGTGACCGAGAGAAGGCTACAGCATCAACGGATTACAGCCGTATGTGTGCTAAATGGCGTCGCGAATATGAACCGGATAAGAAGAATAAGAACTTTACATTGGTCAACTTCCCAATCCTTCGTTATGCTGATGTGCTGCTGATGATTGCCGAATGTGAGAATGAAATCCATGGTGGTCCTACCGCTTTGGCTTATCAGTGCATTAATGAAGTACGCAAACGTGCCGGTATTTCATCTCTTTCAGGACTTAATCAGGAGAATTTCCGCAATGCCGTTAAGGATGAACGTGCCATGGAATTGTGTTTTGAGATGACACGTCGTTTCGATTTGATTCGTTGGGGTGACTTCAAAAAGAATATGAATGAATTGGCAGCAAGGGCAAAGAGTGGCACCAACTGGAACCTTGGCCCGTCGAATGTCTACACCTATTTCCAGGTGTCAGATGCTTATAACTATTTCCCAATTCCATCAAATGAAATGGCTATTAACAAGAAAATCACAGCCAACAACCCTGGATGGTAG